The window ATCAGATAATCCGGTATTTCACCCAAATTCTTTTTATGCAGATATTCCAATACTGAAACTACGTATAATGCCGGTTGAGTATATTTAGTCAAATTGAGTTGTTTATTCTCATCATATAGGCACAGGTCTTTAATAGAATATCCCAATATATTATCTGCTGCTTTCACTAACTCGGTGAACTCATCAAAATAATCCTTACCCATTCCAACAATTTGTGAGCCTTGTCCACAAAAAACAAACGTCTTCATTTTATCCCCCACTTTTCGTAAAAAGAAACTCTTCCTCGATATTCTCATGTAAATCTACTAATACTTTTCATTCCATTTCTAAGTAAAAAGGTCTTGAAATCTTTTAAATTGTTAAAAGAAAAGTAAATATTATTTTCAAATACTTCTTTCATACTTTTCCCTACTTCTGTACCATAAGAGTGTCCAGGCAGCAAAATAATATCATCATTAATATGTTCTTTTATTTTCCTTATACTTTCGTATAAGCTTTCCACCATGCTTTCACGCTCAGGAAGTCCGCATCCTTCATTTAGTAAAAAATCCCCGGTGAGAAATAAATTTCCAATCACATAGCTAACACTTGCTGCCGTATGGCCCGGTGTTAATAAACACTTTATAGGCGCAGTTATAGTGCATATGTTTGTTGGTGCTGAAAGTTCAATAATATTTTGGCATTTAAAAGGTCTGGCTAACATCTCTCGTTCTTCAATAAATACAGGACAATCGTATGTGAACGATAACTGGTCAGCTAAATTTATGTGATCAAAATGTGAGTGTGTTATTAGTATTGCGTCTATTGTACAACCTAATCTACGAATTTGAAGTTTAAATTTGTCTATCTCCCATGAGGGATCGACAATGAGGGCGTGATTATTATATGTATTATGAAGTATATAGCAATTGTTAACGAATGCTTGCCACTTTGTTTTTAGGCAAATATAATCAAGCATTTTTCACCTACTCAGACCTAAATTTTATGTCCGCCTGCTGACATATTTCCTGAACTGCAAATTTCCCTGTAGAAGCTGAAATAGTAACAGCTCCCGGACTTGATATCCATTGACCGGCAAGTGCAAAATTATCAATGCCCTCCAGTTTGCATTTATGGTTGCTGTATTTTGCGGATACTTTTCTTCCATATCCCATCCATGCACCTCTATACGCACCATAAATTCTATTATATGTAACAGGTGTGGCAACCTCTGCTACCTCAATTTTCCCTTTTGCCTTCGGGTATGATACTTCAATCTGTTCTATAACTGCCTTTGCAACGCGCTCTTTTTCGGATTTATATTTAGCAATATCTGTGTCATGCAGATTTTTCCAATAATTGTAATCATACACATCCATTGTCACAACGGCAGCAGTTTTCCCTTCCGGTGCAAAAGACTTTTCATGTTTAAATGTATTGACATAAATGTCTTCTATTAAGTCATTACCTATTTTAATCGATTTATTAAGAGAAACTACAAGAGGAGAGACATCCTGTGATAAATCTGCAGCTATTCCTAAGCTGACAAAAACACAGCTGGCAAAGGTATAGTCTCCACCGTTACTACTTAAAATTTCATTATATGCCTCGTCTTTAATTTTACCTTCTAATAGTTTGTTCAGTGTAATACTTATATCGGTAGAAGATATAACATAGTCACCCTTAACAACTTGTCCGTTATCTAATTCAATTCCAACAGCCTTACCATTTTCCTGTAATACTCTTTTAACAGGTGAACTTAAATGAATGGTTCCCCCTAGCTCCTTGAACCTTTTGCAAATGTTTTCGGAAACACCGGCTGATCCGCCCAAAGGCCATCCACCATCATATGAAGCTACTGAGCCAAGTTGAGCAATTGGCGCATATGCCGGAAAAGTATCTAAAGCAAGTGTTTTTAGGGCATTTCTAATTAGAGTACTTTTAAACTTTTTAAAATAGTCTACTCCATCAACTTTTCCGTACTTCATCATAATAGGTCCCATAGAGGACATTTTCATAGAAAATTTGATATTATCGAATATTGACATTTCAGGCATATGCTTATTTACGGGTGTTTCAAATGATTTTGCTTTCTTAGCAAACTTACACAATTCCTTAATCATTTCTGTATCTTCGGGAGCAACTTCAAGTAAGTGTTCTTTTAATTTATCTACATCTCTGTAGAAATATAATTTTTTACCTTTATGTTCAACAGTTAAAAAGATGTCTTCCATTATAATCTTATCGTCTTCAAAAGCACCTAAGGTTTTAAACATATCGTAAGCAGCGGTACCTTTTCTTGTACCAATTAACCATCTTATTGCTCCATCAAAGGTATAGTCTTTCCTCTTCCAAGAAGTACATTCCCCGCCCGGCTTTGGCTGTGCTTCAAATATCTCGGTTTCAAATCCGTTAAGCCTGGAAAACACCCCCGCGGATAACCCTGATATTCCCCCACCTACTATCAATACTTTTTTCATAGTGCTCCCCCTTTATTGGTTGTACTTTTCTAAAAATTCTTTACATACTGCATTAAATTCTTTAGGAACTGATAAGTTTGAACTATGTCCTGAGGTCTCAAATATATGTAATTCGGAATTCCTTATTTCTCTATTCATTCGTTCTGATAATTCAACCGGAAGTATCTTATCTTTTGCTCCGGCAAGAATCAGCGTGGGAATATTAATTTTACCAAGAAAATCTCCTGTTTTCCCATGACCCGAATGTAAAACAGCTTCATATTTCAATGCCATTTCATCTGATATACAGGTACTGTCATCAAATAGCTTCCTTGCTTCGGATGCTCCTGCACTTTCAAAATCATCATAAACTAATTCTTTTAATCCAACATGACTGTCTACCGTCAGTTCAGCCGATGTATTTGCCAGTATCAGTGAATTACAGCGTTCTTCATATTTAATGCCTATAAATTGTGCTAACACGCCGCCCCAGGATGTACCCAGCAAGTCAATCTTAGTATTAATCCCAAGCATATCAATAACTTCCATATAGTAGCTGCTTATTGCTTCAAAAGAGACATCATCACAGGCTTGGCTAAGACCTACACCGGGCATATGGATAACAATCATTTGTCTGTTAAAACTGTCATCACTAAATTGAGGTATAAATTGACTGGCAGCCAAACCAAAACCGGGAATCATAATAAGAGGTTTTCCCTTACCTTTTACAACCACTTCAACCATAGTACCAACTGATTGAAGCTTAATTAGGAAGTGTGTAACTCTGCTATTGGAATCTTCTAGCAAATTTCCAATTGATTTTGGTTCTTTTATCTCATTTACACTCTTCCAGAACTCAACCATATCATCCTTAATGTTGCCAATGCTTCCCGTTCCTAATAAAATCGGCCTCTTATCAGCAATAAGCTTAAATAGTGTTTTATCCGGAGGATTACATTTTTGTCTGTTTAATGATAGTGATATGGACTTTTTAACCTTGTGTTTTGGTGTATACTCACCTAAAACTATGTGTGTGTTTCTTCCTCCGCAGCCGATTTCCGTTATTGCAGCTATTCTGCTGTTATCCGAATTCCACGGATGCAGTTTAGTCAAAAATTCTATATGTTCAGAAGGAGCGTCAGAAATCCGTTTGTTTAGAGTACTTCCCCTTGATATAGATGCAGGAATAATATGATTTTTCATCATAGATATTATCCTAATGATGGCTGCATATACTGAAACTGCTTCCATATCACCAAATTGACTTCTTGAACTTCCAACTGCAATCTTTGTGTCCTCTCTTTGCGGTATCTTTTTTCCAAATACATTAGCATATGACATATACTCATTTTCAGCGGAGAATTTCGTTCCCAAACCAATTGAGTCAATATAATCAACGCCGTTAATTTTACTGTCTGAATATACCTGAGTTAACAATTCTATCAAAGAAGCTTGTCTTGGAACTAACTTTCCGTTACTACTATGTGATTGTATCTTTTTTATTACTGCATAGACCTTATCCTTGTCCCTAACAGCTTCTGATAAGGGTTTTAAAAGAATTACTGCTGCACCTTCTGCAGGTATAACTCCCGAGACATCTTCTCCAAACATATCACTAGCATTATTTTCAGCTAAACGACTTTCGCTGGTTAGTCTCTTGAATCTTTCATCAGAAAGCAATAAATTTACTCCACCTGCGATTGCCATTTTACATTCGCCTTTGGAAATAGAATCTATTGCATCATTTAAACTTTGAGAAGATGATAAAGTCCCATCCAATACTTTAGCAGGGCCCTCCAAATTAAAATGAGTACTTATGTTAGATGCCAAATATGCATTAGTAATCAATTTAATGTCGCATTCATCGTATCCTTTGCTATATAACAGCTCCTTATACTCTTCTCTTGTAGTTCCTAAAAATACGCCTATATTTTGATTTGCTATTTCACTTGTTTTATAGCCTGCATCTGCAAATAATTCAGCTGTTAATTGCAATAAAATTCTATACTTTGGATCAATAAAAGTACTATCTTGTTTTGAATAATTAAAATATTCATTATCAAAATCCCAAATATCTTGAACAAAATAACCTGATTTATTATTTAAATTAGTGCCTTCTCTATCACTACAAGCTTCAAAAACCGTACTATTTGAACAAATTTGCTCCAATACATCTGCCTCATTATCTCCAAAAGGCAGTTTAAATGACACCCCTATAATCGCAATATCATTATCTTCATTTTTCTCTTCTAATTCATACGGCTCCTCTTGATGATATACTTCTGAGTAAGACACTACTTCTATTACATCATCTTTTCTACATCTGCCAACTGACAGTTCACAATATTTATTGGTTACTTCCGTTGAGAAATTAGAAACTAAATAAACAGCTAATGAGGATATATTTTTTAAATTATTAAATATAACCGGACTTATTTCAATTGAGAACTTATCCTTAATGGATACTGCTAATTTAACAAATCTTAACGAATCAAATTCCATATTAGAAAACGGTGTATATTCCCCTATATCTTTTTCAGATAAATCCACAATCTCTATAACGCTTCGCTTTAATTCGTCGTTTACAAAGGCTAATAACTCATCGGGGTTACATTCAACATCTATACATATTGCTTCTGGCGAAACAGTAGTGCATATACTGGTCTCTTCCTTAATAATGTCATCCCGTACTTCTTTATTCTCAACCTTTTCTTCCTTTGTACCTTCTAATACGTAGCCTTTATAATTTAGTAAAATATCTTCGATTTTTTCTGTACTTAAGTATTTTCGATTTATTTTAGTATTAACATTTAAAGGCATTTCTTCCAATACAATGTAATAACTTGGTAACATATACACCGGCAGCCATTTACCAATGTTTGCTGAAATTGCACTCGCATCTATATCTGATTTAATTGATTTTAGTATAACAAAGGTTACTATTTCCGAATGATTAGAACTATCTTTCCTAATTACAGATGCACTGTTACGTATATAATCTAATTTTAATATTTGATTGTCGATTTCTTCTAACTCAATTCTCAAGCCTCGAAATTTTACCATGCCATCAATTCTACAATAATATTTCAGATTATCATCATCCATAAATGAAACTAAATCTCCGCTGCAATGTAAATAGCTATCTTTCAAAAAAGGATTCTGAATAAATTTTTTACCATTAAGCTCATCTTGCTTGTAATAGCATGGCTGATTAGTACCTGCTCCTCCTATATATAATTCCCCTTTAGCACCTTTTGGGAGCAGCTGATGATAGCTATCTAATATATAAATTTGATAATTGTGAATTGGCTTTCCTATCCCAACTTTCCGGGCATCAGTTATTTTCTGTATTGATGTAATAATCGCTGCTTCTGTTGGCCCACACATATTCCAAACAACACCATATAAGTCCATCATCTTTTGAGCCAGATTATTATTTAGTGCATCACCTGCGACCCATGCTCTGGTCATTGTTTTGCTATTAAAGCCTGTAACAAATAATATTTCATACAGTGAAGGAGTTGCACAAAAATATGTAACCGGTATGTCATGTAATTTCTTAGTCAATGCTATCTGATCATCAATAATATCCGAAGATAGCATCTCAATAGTACCGCCGGCACATAATATAGGTAATATTTCTAATAGTGACATGTCAAAACTTATAGAAGCAATTGTAATCGTGTAGTCACTACCGGATACTCCTGGTTCTATTAACATAGACTGAATAATATTAGTTAAACTATTCTGCCAAACCTGAACTCCTTTTGGATTTCCTGTAGACCCGGATGTATAAATCATATATGCTAAATCTTCTAAATTTGTTTCACTCTTATACACTGTTCCCGATAAACTGCTCTTCTTATTACGAAGCTCAGATTCAACAGACAGCTTTGTTATATCGTCATTAATAAATTGAAGTCTGTTATCGTTAGTCAGTACCATTTTCATAGCCGTTTCACCGATAATATAACTAAATCTGTCCAATGGAAGCTTTGTGTCATATGGAAGATAAACCGCACCGATTTTAAATAACGCCAGCATAGAAATGATTACCTCTGCTGATCTATCCATATAAACACCAACTATATCTCCCTTATGTACTCCTCTTTCAACTAATAAATGCGCCAAATAATTGCTCTCATCTCTTAATTGTGCATAAGTAAGCATAGTCCCCTTAAACACTACTGCTGTTTTGTGGGGAAGGGTATCTCCATATCGGTCAATTATTTCATGAACACACAACTGCTCAAAATTTTTGTCAGTATTGTTTATTACATTCAATAAATAATTCTTCTCTTCTTCACAAACGCAATCAAGTTCATATATTAATTTTTCTTGATTGCTGCAAATATCATTTAGCAGGTAAATATAATTCTCACCAAATTGTTCTATAAAATCCTTACTAAATGAGTCTCTTTTATATTTTATTGCAAGTATTGCATTATCCTGTTGTTCTTGTAATTCAAGAAATATGTCAAATACGCCTTCTTGTTGTATACTATTAACTAATTTCGTATCTTGTTCACTCTTACTTCCGAAATTATCAAGTTGGTGTCTTCCTAATTCTTTCAGAAAGGATTGAACTGCAAATACAATAGTATACATATTATCAGTAGTTTTGCCCAATTTCCCGGCAACATTTAAAAATGGATATGTACTATATCGCATAATATCCATTATTTCTTTTTTCAGATTAGAAACAAAAACCCTAAACTTCTCCTCTAATGGTATTTCAGTAAAGACAGGTACTGTATTGGAGAAAAACCCTATGCAGTCAGAAAACTTTGAACTTGGCCGACCATACATGGGTGTTCCAACTTGTAATTTATCCTGTCCTGAGTATCTGTTTAGCAATACAAAAAATGCAGCTAAGGTTAATACATATAAAGAAACACCAAACTCATCTGCTGTCTCCCTTAACTTCTTCAGAGTTAAATAATCAACGCCTTTTAGTATTGTTTCACCTTCAAAAGTTATTCCTCTATTTTTAAGGGGTTCTTTCGGCAAATCTATGCCATTAAAATCATTATTCAATTTTTTTATCCAGAATTCTTCTGCTTCTTTTCCAAAAGCCGATAAAAGCATATTTTCCTGCCACTCAACAAACTCCTTATAGCTCGCCTTGGGCTTTTGAATACGTATTTTTTCACCAATTTTACAGGTACAGTATGCTTCTACAAAATGACTTGCCAGAATAGTTAAGGACGGCCCATCTGCAAGAATATGGTGAATCACTAAAAGAACCAGATGTTTTTCTTTTTCGATTTTAAAATTACATACTCTCAGGCTATAATCCTTAGCTAAATCAAAAGGGCGCTTATAAACAGATAAAACTGTTTTTTTCTGTTTATCAAATGTTTCATTAGTAATATCAAGATATTCATAGGAAAAGTTATTTTCATCCCGAACAGATTGATGTGGTTCGCCATTTTCAACTTCTGTACAATTTGAAAACACAGTTCTCAAATTTCCATGGAGTGATACTATGTAAGAGCAAGTTTTTAAAAGAATTTCTTCATTGACTTCTTCGTTTATGATAATAGGCACTGACAAATTATATGCACTATTATCCGGATACATAATATTACTTAGCCATAATGGCTTTTGAATAGATGAAAGTGGGAAATTAACACATTCCTCTTCATTTCCGCTATTTTCAAGTAACTTTAAGGCTTCTTCTGCACTAATCTCATGACGAAAAACCATACTATATATTTCTCTTTTATTCATATGATTACCTCAATTCACATTCTCTTAAAAATAAATTGCATAATATCAATATTTCAATTTATCTTGTCAGAAAGAAAACTCTCCAAATTATCCCCTGCTAAATTCATGAATGCATAAGTAGATATTAAGTCACTTTTGATAATTCTATTTGAGAATCCTGCCAAAGTAGCCATTGGCCCTAAATCCATTAGAGTAGTCGGCACTGCTGCTTTTTCAATATATTTTATAGTGTCGCTAAATTTGATTGGTTCAGATAAAATATTAAATAGATATTCACCGTTTATATAATCTACTTTCTTTGCGGTCATAGTAGAAATAACTTCAATTGTAGGCTTATTAATTTTCAATTGCTCTAAAAATTTGCAACAGCTTTCTTTGTATGGTTGAATTAAACTCGGATTATGGAACCCTACTTTTGTAGGTAATAAAACCGTCAAATACTTATGCTCTTCATAATACTTATTTAACTTTTTCAATTCTTCCGTTAATCCTGATACAATAAAATGATTATCATGATTAAACGCACCGATACAGCCATACCGATTAGCACAGCTATCATTAATATAGTCTTTATTAATATTTCCGATTACCGTTAACATTCCACTGGGTGCAACTCTGTTTTGTATATAACTGGTAACCGAATATACATACATAATAGCAGCTTCAGGTTCTAATGCACCTGAAACAGTTAACGCCACAAACTCACCTAAACTTGTTCCCACTAATAAATCCGGCTCTACACCATTTTCCATCAGCACCTTCGCTAAAGAATACTGAATTGCAAACAGTACTGCACAGCCAAAACCAACATCGTTAAAGAGTAAGTGTGAATTTTTCTTATTATACATTTCATCAACAAATGATATATTGGTATTTAAAAAGAAGATATTATCAAGATAATCCATGTAATACTTAATTTTTAAGTTCGTATTATACAGATTTTCTCCCATTTCTAAGAATTGTGAGCCCTGTCCGGAAAACATAAATACTATTTTCTTACCGTCATACATCTTTAGTATCCTCCCTGTTATTACTTTCACCCTTTTAAAGGCACCTTTATTTATTCTTATAAGAGAGTCTACCAATAGGTGTTCATTTTTTTATAAGACCAAATGAAAGATTAATATTATGGGACATGTTTATCTATTGATTTATTCTTCCCAACCTTTGATATTTTTCGTATCTCATGTTTACCAGCTTATCCGCAGAGAACTCATAGTATTTATTAATACTTTGCAGGATTTTATTGCTTAAATCCTCATACACATGATTAAAATCTCCGTTATTTTCTTTGATTACCATATCAACAACTCCAAGAGAATACAAATCATCTGCAGTAAGCTTAAGACATTCTGCTACTTCTTTTACTCTGGCCGGGTCCTTCCACAAAATACTTGCACAGCCTTCCGGGGAAATTACAGAATATATTGCGTTTTCCAGCATCCAAACCTCATCAGCTACTGCCAATGCCAAAGCACCACCACTTCCACCTTCTCCTATAAGAATTGAAATAATGGGTACTTTCAAATCAATCATTGTAATCAGATTTTCAGCTATTGCCTGTCCTTGTCCTCTTTCCTCGGCACCAATTCCGCAATATGCCCCTGAGGTGTCTATAAAACATATTACCGGCCTGTTAAACTTTTCAGCTAACTTCATCTGTCTAAGAGCTTTTCTGTACCCTTCAGGATGAGCTGAACCAAAGTTTCTGCTCAATCTTTCTTTAGTATCCAGACCTTTTTCTAATGCTATTACTGTAACCGGCCTATTTCCAAGCAAGCCAATTCCGGCAACTACAGCATTATCATCTCCGAATCGTTTGTCACCGTGGAACTCCATAAAGTTAGTAAAAATATTATTGATATACACTTTTGATGTGGGACGATCTTTTGACCTTGCCGCCATTACCTTATCGTAAGCGCTCATTATCTCGCCTCCATGTTATGTAGCATTAATATATTCCCTAAGTATTTCTTCAGCTCATTTCTGCTAACAATATTATCTATAAATCCTTTTTCCATAAGAAATTCTGCCTTTTGAAATCCATCAGGAAGAGATCTTCTGATTGTTTGTTCTATTACTCTTGGACCTGCAAAACCTATTAATGTATCCGGCTCACTAAGAATAATATCTCCCTGCATTGCAAAACTTGCTGTTACCCCTCCGGTAGTCGGATCTGTCAGAACAGCTACATACAAATTTCCATTATTGCTGTGTCTCTTTACAGCTCCGCTTATCTTTGCCATCTGCATCAAAGACATAATACCTTCTTGCATCCTTGCCCCGCCAGAAACGGTAAAGCCTATAACAGGAATTGATTTGTCAGTTGCCATTTCAAAAAGTCTTGCTATTTTTTCTCCAACAACACAGCCCATACTTCCCATCATAAAAAATGGTTCCATAGCAAAAACAGCACACTCAAAGCCTTCTATTTTAGCAATTCCGCAAATTACAGCTTCGTTTTCGCCATTTTCTTCTATTGCCGTCTTTAACTTTTCGGCATATCCCGGGAAATCTAATATATTCTTAGATTTAAGTTCTTTATCATACTCCACGAATGTCTCATCATCTACTGTTATGCCTATCCTTTTTCTTGCATTTATTCTGAAGTGATATCCGCATTCTCTGCAAACCTCAAGGTTATCTACCAGTTCACTTTTTAGCAAGGTCTCTTTGCATTTTGGACAAATCAATAACAGTTCCTTAGGTGCACAAGGAATTAAAGTTGATTCCTTTTTATATTCCATTTCCGGTTTTAGTTCGAGTTTTTTAAATGATATTTTTTTTAGCATATGGTTGCTCCATTCTTATTTTCCATTTCATTTAAAATATTTTCGATATGAATTGGATCTGTAGAATAGCTACCTTCTTTAAATATCTGACTTGATATAATGTTCATATGAAGTAAACTATTATGTTCTATACCCTCAATAACTAATTCAGATAACGCCACCATCATCTTTCTGATAGCCTCTTCTCTTGTCCTTCCGTATACTATTAACTTCCCCAGCATGGAGTCATAGAATGGCGGAACAAAATAATCTTGATATATGGCAGTATCAAACCTTACCCATGGCCCGCCGGGAATGTGTAAAAGTGAGATTTTACCACTGCTTGGCCTGAAATTTATCAGCGGATTTTCTGCATTTATTCTGCATTCAATACAATGCCCTTTAATCTCAATATTTTCTTGTTCAACGTCCAGAGGCATGCCCGCCGCAATACGTATTTGCCATTTTACAATATCTATTCCAGTAACCATTTCAGTTACCGGATGCTCCACTTGAAGTCTGGTATTCATTTCCATGAAATAAAAATTACCATATTTATCCAATAAAAACTCTACTGTTCCAACACCTGTATAGTTAGTAGCTTTTGCGACTTTTACGGCTACTTTCATCATTTTTTTTCGTAGCTCTGCGCCAATTGCGGTAGATGGGCTTTCCTCTATTAATTTTTGGTGTTTTCTCTGTAAAGAACATTCTCTTTCCCCCAGACAAACAACCTTTCCGTAGTTATCACATAATATCTGCATTTCTACATGCTTAACAGGAGAAAGATATTTTTCTATATAGCAAGCCCCATCTCCGAAGGCACTTTTTGCTTCCGAGGATGCGGTAAGATATGCGCTTTCAAATTCATTTTCGTTATATACAATCCTTATACCTTTTCCTCCACCACCGGCTCTTGCCTTTATTAGTAATGGATAACCTATATCGTTAGCAATATTAATAGCATCCTTGGGATTTTCAATAATATCACCGCCTGGGATTACGGGGATTGAAGCATTTTGCATAATCCGTCTGGCATTATCCTTATCTCCCATCTTTGATATTATATCTGAACCAGGTCCGATAAAAACAATGTTGCACTTCTCACACAGAGATGCAAATTTAGAGTTTTCGGATAATAGTCCATAACCTGGATGTATCGCCTGAGCATTGCAAGCAATAGCAACAGTAATAATAGCAACCATATTTAAATAGCTTTTTCCGGTTTGAGCAGGACCTATACAATAGCTTTCATCAGCCAGTGTTACATGCAATGCATGTCTGTCTGCTTCTGAAAATATTGCTACTGTGGATATTCCCATTTCTTTGCATGCACGTATTATTCGAACAGCTATTTCACCGCGGTTTGCAATAAGTATTTTATTAAACATATTTACCTCTTTACCTCCGCCAATATTATAAATATCTGAAAATTGGCTGTCCAAATTCAACTACATCACCGTTTTGTGCACAAATTTCTACAATCTCACCATCTTCTTCAGCAACAATCTCATTGAATAATTTCATGGCTTCAATTATGCAAACAACTTGTCCCTTTTTAACTTTATCTCCTGTTGCAACAAATTCCTTATCTTTTGAGCTGGGTGCAGTATAGAATATTCCAACCATAGGAGCTTTAATCTCCTTTGTTGACGGGTTCACAGATAATGAATCAGCATTAACTTCATCACTATGTATAGCAGTATTCAGTTGCACTTCATTTTTTGAAACAGATTGAATTTTTTGTCGTTCCATTTCAATTCTTATTCTGCTATCACCTTCATTAATCTCGATGATATTAACGTTAGAAGAGTTTACAATTTTAACCAATTCTTTTATCTGCTCTATATTCATAACTTTCCCCCACATTTGTTATTGTTTTTGAAAATTTATTTAGCCATCAATAAAAAGTTCACTTGGCATAGAGACTTCATCAACAAATTGCTGCAACATATTTTCCTTGGATTTTATACTCATTGTCTCAGTTTTATCTTCTGTTCGGGTTTCACCTTGATTACTCAAGCTCTCATTATACTCATAGTCTTGTTGACTATATAACTTTTTGCCATGTTTTGTTTTATTAGCTGATATAATTAAATCTTCATGTTTTACTTTCAAATAATCAGTATTTATCTCTAAATTTATAAATGAAGTATCTCCCATTATTGCCTTCAAATAATCAATATCTGTATTAACGCCTTCAATTACAAACTCGTCTAATGCTCTGCTCATACGGGATATTGCTTCTTGTCTGGTATTTCCTTTAACGATTAACTTTGCAACCATAGAATCATAGTAATGGCTGATAAAAGAGTTCTGGCCTATTCCTGAATCTACCCTTACTCCCAAGCCATCCGGAACTTGATAATATGTTATGGCTCCTGCTGAAGGCATAAAACCATTATTTGTATCTTCCGAATAAATTCTGCACTCTATAGCATGACCCTTTAAATGTATATCCTTCTGTTTTATAGGCAGTTCCTTGCCATCTGCTATCAATACTTGCATTTTTACAATATCTATGTCCGTAACCATCTCTGTTACAGCATGTTCAACCTGTATTCTTGTATTCAATTCCAAAAAGAATACTTCACCATTGCTATATAAGAATTCCACAGTTCCTGCACTGGTATACTGGACTTCCTTTGCAATGGAAATTGCGTATTCAAATATTTTATCTTTTAATTCTTGAGAAATAGTCAAACATGGTGCTTCTTCAACTATCTTCTGAAATCTTCTTTGAATGGAGCATTCACGTTCTCCTAAATGGACTACATTGCCGTGAGAATCAGCCAAAAGTTGAACCTCAACGTGATGAACATCAGTGTAATATCTCTCAATAAACACTGAGTCATTATGAAATAGTGACTCAGCTACACTCTGAGATTTGAAAAAAGTATCCTTCAATTCATCTTTACTATTTGCAATATACATGCCCTTTCCGCCGCCACCTGCAGCCGGCTTTATCATTACCGGATATCCTATTGAAGAAGCAATATCTTCCGC of the Ruminiclostridium papyrosolvens DSM 2782 genome contains:
- a CDS encoding acetyl-CoA carboxylase biotin carboxylase subunit — its product is MIKKVLVANRGEIAVRIFRTLREMDISTVAVYSDDDRDSMFVRYADYSYPLEGSSAKDTYMNIDKIIKIAIEAKVDAIHPGYGFLSEKEEFAKAVKEAGLIFIGPSAQVIKLLGNKFEARTVAERLSIPLVPGVNRAINNVAEAEDIASSIGYPVMIKPAAGGGGKGMYIANSKDELKDTFFKSQSVAESLFHNDSVFIERYYTDVHHVEVQLLADSHGNVVHLGERECSIQRRFQKIVEEAPCLTISQELKDKIFEYAISIAKEVQYTSAGTVEFLYSNGEVFFLELNTRIQVEHAVTEMVTDIDIVKMQVLIADGKELPIKQKDIHLKGHAIECRIYSEDTNNGFMPSAGAITYYQVPDGLGVRVDSGIGQNSFISHYYDSMVAKLIVKGNTRQEAISRMSRALDEFVIEGVNTDIDYLKAIMGDTSFINLEINTDYLKVKHEDLIISANKTKHGKKLYSQQDYEYNESLSNQGETRTEDKTETMSIKSKENMLQQFVDEVSMPSELFIDG